In Edaphobacter paludis, a single window of DNA contains:
- a CDS encoding ATPase domain-containing protein, with the protein MNDILSGGLPGGQMYLLEGDPGTGKTTLAMQFIIAGVNRGERALYVTLSESKDELEGSALSHGWDIAQLPIAEFIPAEASLSPEQQYTVFHPSEVELAGTIQKLTQLIDDVKPERLVIDSLSELRLLAADTMRYRRQLLALKHFFAGRDTTVLLLDDRTAEGSDMQLQSIAHGVIRLEKIRRTYGVTRRRIEVIKLRGSAYREGFHDYTIEKGGLNIYPRLVANEHSTTFAGERIESDLPALNQMFGGGINRGSSTLLLGPSGSGKSTLAMAFAYAAAKRGDRAIVYAFDEILRTAQDRAESLGMPVRTEISRGTLAMSQIDPAELSPGEFAWQIRRDVEEKDTRIVVIDSLNGFLMAMPGENDLNLHLHELLAFLNQKGVVTFIIYTQHGLVGTMLTEVDVSYLADTVMLLRYFEAEGSIRQVLSVVKQRVGAHERTLRELSMGKEGIVIGKQLTDFQGILTGVPSFAIGQMKK; encoded by the coding sequence TTGAACGACATTTTGAGCGGCGGGTTGCCAGGAGGGCAGATGTATCTGCTCGAAGGAGATCCGGGGACCGGAAAGACGACGCTTGCGATGCAGTTCATCATCGCGGGTGTAAATCGGGGGGAGCGCGCATTGTATGTAACCCTTTCCGAGTCGAAGGATGAACTGGAGGGGTCGGCACTCTCTCACGGATGGGACATCGCGCAGTTGCCGATCGCAGAATTTATTCCCGCCGAGGCCAGCCTTTCCCCCGAACAGCAGTACACAGTCTTCCATCCGAGCGAGGTGGAGCTGGCAGGCACAATTCAGAAGCTTACCCAGCTCATCGATGATGTAAAGCCAGAACGGTTGGTCATCGATTCACTCTCTGAGCTTCGCTTGCTTGCGGCGGACACCATGCGTTATCGAAGACAGCTTTTGGCCCTGAAACACTTCTTCGCCGGACGGGACACAACTGTACTCCTACTTGACGACAGGACAGCCGAGGGCAGCGACATGCAGTTGCAGAGCATCGCCCATGGCGTGATCCGTCTCGAGAAAATACGAAGAACTTATGGCGTGACCCGGCGACGTATTGAGGTCATTAAGCTGCGCGGAAGCGCATATCGCGAGGGATTTCATGATTACACTATTGAAAAAGGAGGTCTTAACATCTACCCCCGCCTGGTCGCGAACGAACACTCCACCACCTTTGCGGGGGAAAGGATAGAGAGTGATTTGCCGGCATTGAATCAGATGTTCGGTGGCGGCATCAACCGAGGTTCGTCAACGCTTCTCCTCGGCCCGTCGGGTAGCGGAAAGTCAACTTTGGCTATGGCCTTTGCGTATGCCGCTGCCAAAAGAGGAGACCGCGCGATTGTCTATGCCTTCGATGAGATCCTACGAACCGCGCAAGATCGCGCCGAATCTCTTGGAATGCCAGTACGAACGGAGATTTCCCGAGGAACGTTGGCTATGTCCCAGATCGATCCTGCCGAACTTTCCCCCGGCGAGTTTGCCTGGCAAATTCGCCGTGACGTTGAAGAGAAAGATACCCGTATAGTCGTCATCGACAGTCTAAACGGCTTTTTGATGGCGATGCCTGGAGAAAACGATCTCAACCTTCACCTCCATGAGCTTCTTGCCTTTCTTAATCAGAAGGGAGTCGTAACGTTCATCATTTATACGCAGCACGGCCTCGTCGGCACCATGCTGACGGAAGTGGATGTAAGTTATCTCGCCGACACCGTGATGCTCCTTCGGTACTTTGAGGCAGAAGGCTCGATCCGGCAGGTCCTGTCCGTGGTGAAGCAGCGGGTAGGTGCGCACGAGCGGACCCTCCGCGAACTCAGCATGGGTAAAGAAGGCATCGTCATCGGCAAACAACTTACGGATTTCCAGGGCATACTAACTGGGGTTCCTAGTTTTGCGATTGGTCAAATGAAGAAGTAG
- a CDS encoding LacI family DNA-binding transcriptional regulator yields the protein MNRTHDASSIPTSTQERIFSAAEKLNYQPNMMAKSLRKQRSYTIGVIVPEIGEGYSSTVLNGIENSLVREGYFFFVVSHMHREELLREYPRLLMARAVEGIIAVDTRWSESFRIPVVTISSHQNVSGVANIVLNHRRAATLALGHLFDLGHRQIAIIKGQSFSSDTITRWEAILDTAEGLSLQINQKLVMQLESDSFTSEPGYIAAQALLRAGIQFTAIFAFNDISAIGAIRAIREAGLRVPEDISVVGFDDIPSAAFQNPPLTTIRQPLQTMGTLAVEHLLQRVKNESAVSKSDIITVEPELVIRNSTAARPI from the coding sequence ATGAATCGCACGCATGACGCCAGCTCGATTCCGACGAGCACACAGGAACGGATCTTTAGCGCGGCGGAAAAGCTCAACTATCAGCCCAATATGATGGCCAAATCACTGCGGAAACAACGCAGCTACACGATCGGCGTCATCGTTCCGGAGATTGGCGAAGGCTATTCTTCAACCGTGCTCAACGGAATCGAGAACTCACTCGTCCGCGAAGGGTACTTTTTCTTCGTCGTTAGTCACATGCACCGCGAAGAGCTTCTTCGTGAGTACCCTCGCCTTCTCATGGCCCGGGCAGTCGAAGGCATCATTGCCGTCGACACCCGATGGAGTGAGTCCTTCAGAATTCCGGTAGTCACCATCTCCAGCCACCAGAATGTCTCTGGCGTCGCCAATATCGTCCTGAATCATCGCCGCGCGGCAACCCTCGCTCTCGGTCATCTCTTCGATCTTGGTCATCGCCAAATCGCCATCATCAAAGGGCAAAGCTTTAGCTCCGACACAATAACGCGCTGGGAGGCGATTCTCGACACTGCGGAGGGTCTGTCACTTCAGATCAATCAAAAACTTGTCATGCAGCTTGAAAGCGACAGCTTCACGAGCGAACCCGGATACATCGCCGCTCAGGCCCTGCTACGGGCCGGAATACAGTTCACTGCCATCTTCGCCTTCAACGATATCTCAGCTATCGGTGCCATCCGCGCCATCCGCGAAGCTGGCCTCCGCGTCCCCGAGGATATTTCTGTAGTGGGCTTCGACGACATCCCGAGCGCAGCTTTCCAGAATCCGCCTCTCACCACGATTCGCCAACCACTGCAGACGATGGGGACGCTCGCCGTGGAGCACCTCCTGCAACGCGTCAAAAACGAGTCTGCAGTTTCTAAATCCGACATCATCACAGTGGAGCCGGAACTCGTCATCCGCAACTCGACTGCAGCCAGACCTATCTGA
- a CDS encoding glycoside hydrolase family 2 TIM barrel-domain containing protein — MQRTLRQMTVALMAALPMFGASGLAAQPGAARQQLNADANWKFSLGDPADAQAQSFDDSTWRTVDLPHDWSIEGVPDEKNLTGSGGGYFPAGVGWYRRTFTAPSDWKGKRVSVVFDGVASNATVYLNGKKLGVHPYAYTSFRFDLTPGLDFSKSNVLAVRVDNSEQPSSRWYTGAGIYRHVRITVTERVHVSPWGVFISTPEASTSGAKVAIRTQVQNDSTDPAEVSVSTTLLSAQGKSVGKERSALSVGAGAHEEMSQQIALPHPELWSPETPALYRAVTEIVQGGKVIDRVETNFGVRTLAWSVDKGLVLNGKSIKLTGGSVHHDDGPLGAAAFDRAEQRKVELLKAAGFNAVRTAHNPPSPAFLDACDRLGLLVLDEPFDVWTKSKAKYDYARFFKDWWQQDVDSMVLRDRNHPSIILWGIGNEIPEAWTSEGAPIAKQLAARVRSLDSTRPLTEAFPGATYTPSTDAVMAQLDIVGYNYNLEANHAKDHQRVPNRIMVTTESLPAAEFSEWKLVHEQPYIVGEFVWTAMDYLGESGIGSWSAETPEQAAQADKVAGFLNQAMSNMGADGKNPFETLATPDGKPNPMMSLMFPGFPWHAASAGDLDLTGYRKPQSYYRDILWNGGDRVFATVRVPEPDGKKIVAIGWSVYPTLPSWTWPGLEGKDMQVEVYAGTEKVRLYLNDKLIGEMPTTVEQQRKALFTVAYAPGTLKAVGVNGNSEVATSLLQTAGDSAKLRLTADRTILQADGGDLAYVTVEAIDAQGRVQPNATSEVKFSLSGPGSILAVGNGDGRSKESYQGDHRSLFHGRALVVVRASGTPGSIRLLATAPDLGESQVTIRSESESPKATLQ; from the coding sequence ATGCAAAGAACGCTCCGTCAGATGACTGTCGCCCTGATGGCGGCTCTTCCGATGTTCGGTGCCTCCGGCTTGGCTGCTCAACCGGGCGCCGCACGGCAACAGCTGAATGCTGACGCGAATTGGAAGTTCTCTCTGGGAGATCCCGCCGACGCTCAGGCTCAGTCCTTCGATGACTCGACTTGGCGGACAGTGGACTTGCCGCACGATTGGAGCATTGAAGGGGTTCCCGACGAGAAGAATTTAACGGGTTCGGGTGGAGGATACTTTCCCGCCGGCGTGGGATGGTACCGGAGGACGTTCACTGCGCCTTCGGATTGGAAAGGAAAGCGCGTCAGCGTCGTGTTCGATGGCGTCGCCAGCAATGCCACGGTCTATTTGAACGGCAAGAAGCTTGGGGTGCATCCCTACGCTTATACGAGCTTCCGCTTTGATCTGACACCGGGACTCGACTTCTCGAAATCGAATGTCCTTGCCGTCCGCGTGGACAACTCAGAGCAGCCAAGCAGCCGCTGGTATACCGGGGCGGGCATATACCGGCACGTGCGGATCACTGTCACTGAGCGGGTCCATGTGTCCCCATGGGGCGTATTCATCAGCACGCCGGAGGCGTCAACTTCCGGCGCGAAGGTCGCGATACGCACCCAGGTACAAAATGATTCCACCGATCCGGCCGAAGTGTCGGTGAGCACGACCCTGCTGTCGGCACAAGGGAAATCCGTTGGCAAGGAGCGATCGGCGCTAAGCGTGGGCGCGGGAGCACATGAGGAAATGTCCCAGCAAATTGCGCTGCCCCATCCAGAACTTTGGTCCCCGGAGACTCCTGCTCTCTATCGTGCCGTGACCGAGATCGTTCAGGGTGGCAAAGTGATAGATCGGGTGGAAACGAACTTTGGCGTGCGAACTCTTGCCTGGTCGGTCGACAAGGGCCTCGTGCTCAACGGCAAGTCGATCAAGCTCACGGGTGGAAGCGTTCACCATGACGACGGCCCCCTCGGAGCTGCGGCATTCGACCGGGCCGAGCAACGGAAGGTAGAGCTCCTGAAGGCCGCCGGATTTAACGCGGTGCGTACTGCGCACAATCCACCCTCACCAGCCTTTCTGGACGCATGCGATCGGTTGGGGCTGCTTGTTCTCGATGAGCCATTCGATGTCTGGACCAAGAGCAAAGCCAAATACGACTATGCACGTTTCTTCAAAGATTGGTGGCAGCAGGATGTGGACTCCATGGTGCTCCGCGATCGTAATCATCCATCCATCATCCTCTGGGGCATTGGCAACGAGATTCCCGAGGCGTGGACGAGCGAGGGTGCACCAATTGCCAAGCAACTAGCTGCACGGGTCCGTTCGCTCGATAGCACAAGGCCCTTGACCGAAGCATTCCCCGGCGCTACCTATACGCCAAGCACGGATGCAGTGATGGCGCAGCTCGACATCGTCGGCTACAACTACAACCTCGAAGCAAACCACGCTAAAGATCATCAGCGGGTTCCCAACCGCATCATGGTAACCACGGAGTCCCTGCCTGCAGCAGAATTCAGCGAATGGAAACTGGTGCATGAGCAGCCCTACATCGTCGGCGAATTCGTCTGGACCGCCATGGACTACCTCGGCGAATCTGGTATCGGAAGCTGGTCTGCTGAGACACCCGAACAGGCAGCGCAGGCAGATAAAGTTGCGGGCTTTCTGAATCAGGCCATGTCCAATATGGGTGCCGACGGAAAGAACCCCTTCGAAACGCTGGCCACGCCGGATGGCAAGCCAAATCCGATGATGAGTCTGATGTTTCCGGGCTTCCCATGGCATGCGGCCAGTGCTGGCGATCTGGATCTGACGGGATATCGCAAACCGCAGTCCTACTACCGTGACATTCTGTGGAACGGCGGCGACCGGGTCTTCGCAACCGTACGCGTGCCTGAACCGGATGGCAAGAAAATCGTCGCCATCGGCTGGAGTGTCTACCCTACACTGCCGAGCTGGACCTGGCCCGGCCTTGAAGGGAAGGACATGCAGGTTGAGGTCTATGCCGGCACCGAAAAGGTGCGCTTGTATCTCAACGACAAGCTCATCGGCGAGATGCCTACAACTGTGGAACAGCAGCGGAAGGCGTTGTTCACTGTTGCCTATGCACCCGGGACTCTGAAGGCCGTCGGCGTCAATGGCAACAGCGAGGTCGCCACCAGTCTGTTGCAAACAGCAGGAGATTCGGCAAAGCTTCGTCTCACGGCAGATCGCACCATTTTGCAGGCAGATGGCGGCGATCTCGCTTACGTCACGGTGGAAGCAATCGATGCACAGGGCCGAGTTCAACCCAATGCGACTTCGGAGGTGAAGTTCAGCCTCAGCGGGCCGGGATCGATCCTTGCTGTTGGCAATGGGGATGGGAGAAGTAAAGAGTCATACCAGGGCGACCACAGATCACTCTTCCATGGACGTGCGCTCGTCGTAGTCCGTGCTTCCGGGACTCCCGGATCAATCCGTCTGCTCGCAACAGCACCAGATTTGGGGGAGAGTCAGGTGACGATTCGATCCGAATCGGAGAGTCCGAAGGCCACATTGCAATAA
- the glgA gene encoding glycogen synthase, whose product MRVGLMTREYPPYVYGGAGVHVEYLSRELAKTIDVEVHCWGDQLFDQGNLHVRGAKPWSHIADGTQEKYKTALETLSLNLAQMKPLAAIDIVHTHTWYVSMAGFLAKKLFDIPFVLTTHSLEPLRAWKAEQLGSGYAMSSWMERTAILDADAIIAVSRGTREDILRAYPEVQPERVHVIYNGIDLDEYQKTLDTTALVKYGVNPSLPYVLFVGRITRQKGVTHLVDAIRYLPPDTQVVLCAGAPDTPEIATEMREKVEEESVLNPRIIWIEKMVTKPEAIQLYSNASVFCCPSIYEPFGIINLEAMACGAPVVASATGGILEVVVDGVTGHLVPFEQDPATTFASNPDKFARDLAEKISDLLENPIKASQFGEAGRQRVEKTFGWSAIADQTIELYRNLIRSRQT is encoded by the coding sequence TTGCGAGTTGGCCTGATGACACGCGAATACCCGCCGTACGTTTATGGCGGAGCTGGAGTTCACGTCGAATACCTGAGCCGGGAGTTGGCCAAGACGATCGATGTCGAGGTCCACTGTTGGGGCGATCAATTGTTTGATCAGGGAAATCTGCATGTCCGGGGCGCCAAGCCCTGGTCTCATATCGCCGACGGCACTCAGGAGAAATACAAGACGGCGCTTGAAACTCTGAGCCTCAATCTCGCGCAGATGAAGCCTTTGGCGGCCATCGACATTGTGCACACGCATACCTGGTATGTGTCCATGGCCGGATTTCTCGCCAAGAAGCTTTTTGACATTCCCTTCGTGCTGACGACTCACAGCCTCGAACCGCTCCGTGCCTGGAAGGCAGAGCAGCTCGGCAGTGGCTATGCCATGAGCTCATGGATGGAACGGACGGCAATCCTCGATGCCGACGCGATCATCGCGGTCTCTCGTGGCACCAGAGAAGATATTCTCCGCGCATACCCCGAGGTCCAACCCGAACGTGTACACGTCATTTACAACGGCATCGATTTGGACGAATATCAGAAAACCCTGGACACCACAGCACTCGTCAAGTACGGCGTGAACCCATCTTTGCCCTATGTCTTGTTTGTTGGTCGAATAACTCGGCAAAAGGGCGTCACTCATCTCGTCGATGCGATTCGTTATCTGCCGCCTGACACTCAGGTTGTCCTGTGCGCGGGAGCACCCGACACTCCTGAGATCGCAACCGAGATGCGTGAGAAAGTAGAGGAGGAGAGCGTCCTCAATCCGCGTATCATCTGGATCGAAAAGATGGTAACGAAGCCTGAAGCGATCCAACTCTACAGCAACGCCAGCGTTTTCTGCTGTCCATCCATATATGAGCCTTTCGGCATCATCAACCTGGAAGCGATGGCATGCGGTGCTCCAGTAGTCGCGAGCGCGACGGGGGGCATCTTAGAAGTCGTGGTCGATGGAGTGACTGGTCATCTGGTTCCGTTCGAACAGGATCCTGCTACGACTTTCGCATCCAATCCTGATAAGTTTGCGCGTGACCTCGCAGAGAAGATCTCCGACCTCCTTGAAAATCCGATCAAAGCAAGTCAATTTGGAGAGGCTGGCCGCCAGCGTGTGGAAAAGACCTTCGGCTGGTCTGCAATTGCCGATCAGACCATTGAGCTTTACCGCAATCTCATCCGATCCCGCCAGACCTAA
- a CDS encoding ATP-binding protein, giving the protein MSMVVRVMAPIGRDAELITGVLQQSGLAAEVCTDPLSLLGEDPIGPLLIAEEALSMETIRILGEWMRSQPTWSDLPVLILTGNGRETSKTHLLEFQCLPLGAPVLLERPIRTATLVSSVRAALRARQRQYEIRDSLRARDAALAELKRERETLQVVLDNSIVGVLIGKKDDGITYANQAILRLLGYTADEVAAGKLGWNDINTAEYAEADRQAEEQMRIFGTADSYHKELRARDGRLIPFLVGATIIPSQESQGDLSQTIAVFLTDMSRQKQAESALIQSEKLAAVGRLAASISHEINNPLEAVTNILYIVEGNVKDEEAQRYIATAQAELQRVSQIVTHTLRFHRQATSPRALTAEELLEPTIGLHHGRLVNSNIDVQVYHCGSRAVVCYEGDIRQVLNNLIGNAIDSMKTGGRLLIRTRDAHLWNGNTSGVRITIADTGHGMTQEVRERIFEPFYTTKGINGTGLGLWISSGIVDKHRGLIQVHSTLTKSGGTVFSLFLPDEFRREERVQEQAQLLEQ; this is encoded by the coding sequence ATGAGTATGGTCGTGCGCGTTATGGCTCCAATTGGACGCGATGCTGAACTGATCACCGGGGTATTGCAACAGAGCGGACTCGCTGCCGAGGTCTGTACCGACCCGCTGTCTCTGCTGGGGGAAGATCCGATAGGTCCACTTCTAATTGCAGAAGAAGCCCTCAGTATGGAAACAATTCGCATCCTCGGCGAATGGATGCGAAGTCAGCCAACGTGGTCCGACCTGCCCGTGCTTATTCTGACTGGCAATGGACGGGAGACATCAAAGACGCATCTGCTCGAATTTCAGTGCCTTCCGCTCGGCGCTCCTGTTCTATTGGAGCGACCGATTCGAACGGCCACGCTCGTCAGTAGCGTGCGGGCAGCTCTGCGGGCCAGGCAACGCCAATATGAGATCCGAGATTCCCTGCGTGCGCGTGACGCGGCGCTTGCCGAACTAAAACGAGAGCGGGAAACCCTGCAGGTTGTGCTGGATAACTCAATCGTTGGGGTATTGATTGGCAAGAAAGATGATGGCATCACCTACGCCAATCAGGCAATTCTTCGCTTGCTCGGCTACACCGCCGACGAAGTGGCGGCAGGCAAACTCGGCTGGAACGATATCAATACGGCTGAATATGCTGAAGCCGATCGCCAGGCCGAAGAGCAGATGCGAATCTTCGGGACGGCAGATTCCTATCACAAAGAACTACGAGCAAGAGACGGGAGACTGATTCCATTTCTCGTGGGAGCGACGATCATCCCGTCGCAAGAGTCCCAAGGTGATCTTTCGCAGACCATTGCTGTATTTTTAACCGATATGTCGCGCCAGAAGCAGGCTGAATCGGCCCTCATACAGAGTGAGAAGCTTGCTGCAGTCGGCCGTCTTGCCGCTTCCATCTCACATGAAATCAATAATCCCTTGGAAGCTGTCACGAACATTCTTTATATCGTGGAGGGCAATGTCAAAGACGAGGAGGCACAACGCTACATCGCAACAGCCCAGGCAGAACTCCAACGAGTCAGCCAGATCGTCACACACACGCTGCGATTTCATCGCCAGGCGACGAGCCCGAGAGCCCTTACGGCCGAAGAACTCCTTGAGCCGACAATAGGCTTGCATCACGGCAGACTGGTCAATTCAAACATCGACGTGCAGGTGTATCACTGCGGCTCGCGAGCGGTGGTTTGCTATGAGGGTGACATACGGCAGGTACTGAACAACCTCATTGGAAACGCCATCGACTCGATGAAGACCGGCGGACGACTTTTGATTCGGACAAGGGATGCCCACCTCTGGAACGGCAATACGTCAGGCGTCCGCATAACGATTGCGGACACGGGGCATGGAATGACCCAAGAGGTGCGTGAACGAATCTTCGAGCCGTTTTACACCACGAAGGGAATTAACGGTACCGGGTTGGGGCTTTGGATCTCAAGTGGCATCGTCGACAAACACCGCGGGCTTATACAAGTACATTCCACGCTTACGAAAAGTGGAGGAACGGTATTCAGTCTCTTCCTCCCGGATGAGTTCCGGAGGGAAGAGAGGGTTCAGGAACAGGCTCAACTCCTTGAGCAGTAG